Proteins from a single region of Flavobacterium sp. YJ01:
- a CDS encoding GEVED domain-containing protein, with product MMRKLLYSFLFFIFLQFNSFGQTTWTGNTSSTWNVAGNWTSGVPGPTTAVIIPAVSTNPIVTATTSCGSITFTGNTGTLTVNSAVTLTAGALTVNSSNSSSRSINIFGAGTLTTTSIVIGQTSSSPNIALSTVLTSNVANFNSGNLTLNSTRNSGQNNNASFILESGNLDLTGQISSSNANNTSCTSTFSMASGAQTGTLFLGYNGGANPFALSGNGTNNIIFNGTGATVNYERGGNQTIYNTAYTNLTTSGSGTKSLSGALVAGGNVSIGTGTTLDVTNANNYAVSIGGDFTSAGTFNPRSGTVTLNGDTQSLNVLTFNNLTLAGTGTKSFTAATTISGALTINTSVNANLGTGLTHTAATLTLGANQVVPSSWGNTISSSLRKDDTFFTATTGIVNVASSTCTNFNAGVPIVSVSYNNQARTSSGTGSYEDLTTPVLTSVVKGQSYALVVRGNTGGDQNVYYDAYFDWNNNGTFETSEYVRIGTIRNSVGTTADGKSASVYVTVPAGASTGTIKVRVMSRTGNYNNSPCASLGNTGQIEDHSITLQDPCTGNLTPGNTFSTATTVCPYSPFTLSLQNTLQDGVTYTWQTSPDGTPGSWTSASTPTSNFFGLETFDAANAQANLYGDAVLVGGQLQLTRAVSSLYGAYVIQKTPGVNYDAFNVNFDYQIPTTGGADGFSLSYASDVANDAAGGEDGSGTGIIVQFDTYDNEGVQAGSRIRIKYAGNTIYNTAINAPSLRPTTGNTPVILNVDARGRLSLSVNGSVIVADLQLPAGYLAATKSNWRFKFSARTGASYDRHLIDNLLIRYVDPVGAGPTFTTTQTVKTFYRVMVSCGSTTNYSAPVMVDVTSATISPITRTTCSGAASLTINPATITGNSVPSGTTYTWPVPVRTAGLSGGAASSGNPNSITTGVLTLNAGITTPQTATYTVTPVSGGCTGIPFTVTVTVNPIEATPSTSGKINVTCAELGKVTIGSLPSGNWQINQSGQATATINGTGTSYQVTGLVAGSYTFTVETATSCVSASSATVVIDPSPSATWNGSMWVGGAPDSTKRIIINSSLGTPFPTGTPIVYGCSLTVNTGASAIVQSGVTLVITNGVSTPDGQLTFRSGSSLMQTTDATNTGQINYERTASVRRYDATYWSMPVTNASFTMASLSPNTLLDKYLYYDANTGWAASLNGIMPMEVGKGYSIRAPQPFDPTTPAPFNGVFVGVPNNGNISPVVVPNRYNLVGNPYPSAISATALINGNTNLGTLYFWTHNSSPVYNPVDGKSYYNNADFAAFNLSGSTETSSGALLNGQPFQGYIAAGQGFMANPKTATLNFTNGMRRSNNNSQFYKTGESEESGELERNRLWLNLSNDYGAFKQVLVGYIEGATNSFDINFDAGTLGSNSSADFYSINESEYLTIQGRALPFDNKEVVPLGYKVATAGEYTIAIDHADGFFDTQEVYLEDLVTEKTVNLRTENYKFTSAIGTFANRFNLRYTSKTLGTGDFEDLENSVVISLRNKVVKIASSKETIKTVNIYNIGAQLLYNKDNVNSSELQISNLNSADQVLLVKVTLENGHTVTKKVVYSNL from the coding sequence ATGATGAGAAAATTACTTTACTCGTTTTTATTTTTCATTTTTTTGCAGTTCAACAGTTTTGGACAAACAACTTGGACAGGAAATACAAGCTCAACTTGGAACGTTGCGGGGAATTGGACTAGTGGTGTTCCTGGTCCTACAACTGCTGTAATTATACCAGCGGTAAGTACGAATCCGATCGTAACGGCAACAACCAGTTGTGGATCAATTACTTTTACTGGCAATACAGGGACGCTAACTGTTAATTCAGCAGTAACACTTACAGCGGGAGCATTGACAGTAAATTCATCGAATAGTAGCTCGAGAAGTATAAATATTTTCGGAGCAGGAACATTGACTACTACATCTATTGTAATTGGTCAGACGTCCTCAAGCCCCAATATTGCTTTAAGTACAGTTTTAACTTCAAATGTAGCAAATTTTAACTCTGGTAATTTAACTTTAAATAGTACAAGAAATAGTGGACAAAATAATAATGCAAGCTTTATATTAGAAAGTGGTAATTTGGATTTAACTGGGCAAATCTCCTCTTCAAATGCTAATAATACTTCATGTACTTCTACATTTAGTATGGCTTCTGGAGCACAAACCGGAACTTTATTTTTAGGTTATAATGGAGGGGCAAATCCTTTCGCTTTATCTGGAAACGGGACAAATAATATTATATTCAACGGTACTGGAGCTACAGTAAATTACGAAAGAGGGGGAAATCAGACAATTTATAATACTGCATATACTAATTTAACAACTTCAGGCAGTGGAACAAAATCTTTATCTGGAGCTTTAGTCGCAGGAGGGAATGTGAGTATTGGAACTGGGACTACGCTAGATGTTACAAATGCTAATAATTATGCAGTTTCTATAGGAGGTGATTTTACAAGTGCAGGAACATTTAATCCAAGATCAGGAACTGTTACATTAAACGGAGATACACAATCTTTAAATGTGTTAACTTTCAATAACTTAACTTTAGCTGGAACTGGAACAAAAAGTTTTACAGCTGCAACAACAATTAGCGGAGCCTTAACCATAAATACAAGCGTAAATGCAAATTTAGGCACAGGATTAACTCATACAGCAGCTACACTGACTTTAGGGGCAAATCAAGTTGTTCCTAGTTCTTGGGGGAATACCATTTCTTCATCTTTGCGTAAAGATGATACTTTTTTTACAGCAACGACCGGAATTGTTAATGTTGCATCAAGCACTTGTACTAATTTTAATGCCGGTGTACCAATTGTAAGTGTTTCCTATAATAACCAAGCGCGAACAAGTTCAGGAACTGGAAGTTATGAAGATCTTACTACGCCAGTTTTAACATCAGTTGTAAAAGGGCAAAGTTATGCTTTGGTTGTAAGAGGTAATACAGGCGGCGATCAAAATGTGTATTATGACGCTTATTTTGATTGGAATAATAATGGAACATTTGAAACTTCGGAATATGTTCGAATAGGAACAATCAGAAATTCAGTAGGAACTACCGCAGATGGTAAATCAGCATCAGTATATGTGACAGTGCCTGCGGGTGCTTCTACAGGTACGATAAAGGTGAGAGTTATGAGCCGTACAGGTAATTATAACAATTCACCATGTGCATCTTTAGGAAATACAGGGCAAATAGAAGATCATAGTATTACCTTGCAAGATCCTTGTACAGGTAATCTTACTCCAGGGAATACTTTTAGTACAGCAACTACTGTTTGTCCTTACAGTCCATTTACATTGTCATTACAAAATACATTGCAAGATGGAGTAACCTATACTTGGCAAACTTCACCAGATGGAACACCAGGATCTTGGACTAGTGCTTCAACTCCAACTAGTAACTTTTTTGGACTTGAAACTTTCGATGCTGCAAATGCGCAGGCAAATCTATATGGAGATGCTGTTTTGGTTGGTGGACAACTACAGTTAACAAGAGCGGTTAGTAGTTTGTATGGTGCGTATGTGATTCAGAAGACGCCAGGTGTAAATTATGACGCCTTTAATGTAAACTTTGATTATCAGATTCCAACCACAGGAGGTGCAGATGGTTTTAGTTTAAGTTACGCTAGTGATGTTGCAAATGATGCTGCTGGAGGAGAAGATGGTTCAGGGACTGGAATAATTGTGCAATTTGATACTTATGATAACGAAGGAGTTCAAGCAGGTAGCCGTATTAGAATAAAATATGCAGGTAATACTATTTACAATACTGCAATTAATGCTCCATCTTTAAGACCAACTACTGGAAATACTCCTGTAATTCTAAATGTAGATGCTAGAGGAAGGCTTAGTTTGTCAGTTAATGGTTCGGTTATAGTCGCAGATTTACAGTTGCCAGCAGGATATCTTGCAGCAACTAAATCAAACTGGAGATTTAAGTTTTCAGCGAGAACAGGAGCTTCATATGACAGACATTTAATAGATAATCTATTAATTAGATATGTTGATCCAGTTGGGGCAGGTCCGACATTTACAACTACACAAACAGTTAAAACATTTTATCGCGTAATGGTAAGTTGTGGTTCAACAACTAATTATTCAGCACCAGTAATGGTTGATGTAACATCGGCAACAATTAGTCCGATTACGAGAACAACTTGTAGTGGAGCTGCATCACTTACTATAAATCCTGCAACTATCACAGGAAATTCAGTTCCATCAGGCACAACCTATACTTGGCCAGTTCCAGTTAGGACAGCTGGATTGTCTGGAGGAGCGGCAAGTTCAGGAAATCCGAACAGTATCACAACGGGAGTACTAACTTTAAATGCAGGAATAACAACACCTCAAACAGCTACTTATACAGTTACCCCAGTTTCGGGAGGTTGTACAGGTATTCCATTTACTGTAACGGTTACCGTTAACCCAATAGAGGCTACTCCATCAACAAGCGGTAAAATTAATGTTACTTGTGCAGAGTTAGGAAAAGTAACTATCGGAAGTCTTCCTTCTGGGAACTGGCAAATTAATCAGTCTGGGCAAGCAACTGCAACTATAAATGGCACAGGAACTTCATATCAAGTAACCGGTTTAGTCGCTGGATCTTATACTTTTACCGTCGAAACTGCAACATCTTGTGTTTCGGCTTCTTCTGCGACGGTTGTTATTGATCCTTCGCCTTCTGCAACTTGGAATGGTTCAATGTGGGTAGGCGGTGCTCCAGATAGTACGAAAAGAATCATAATTAATTCAAGTTTAGGTACACCTTTCCCAACGGGAACTCCGATTGTGTATGGTTGCTCACTTACAGTAAATACAGGCGCAAGCGCAATTGTTCAAAGTGGGGTTACATTAGTAATCACAAATGGAGTAAGCACTCCAGACGGACAGTTAACATTTAGAAGTGGTTCAAGTTTGATGCAAACAACAGATGCTACAAACACTGGGCAGATTAATTATGAAAGAACAGCAAGTGTAAGACGTTATGATGCTACATATTGGTCAATGCCAGTTACAAATGCAAGTTTTACCATGGCTAGTTTATCTCCAAATACATTACTTGATAAGTACCTTTATTATGATGCAAATACAGGTTGGGCTGCCAGTCTAAATGGAATAATGCCAATGGAAGTTGGAAAAGGTTACAGCATTAGAGCTCCACAGCCTTTTGATCCTACAACGCCAGCTCCATTTAATGGAGTATTTGTGGGTGTTCCTAATAATGGTAATATCAGTCCTGTTGTAGTGCCAAATAGATACAATTTAGTGGGGAATCCTTATCCTTCTGCAATTAGTGCCACTGCTTTGATCAATGGAAATACAAACTTAGGTACGCTTTATTTTTGGACTCACAATTCATCTCCGGTATACAATCCGGTTGATGGCAAATCTTATTATAATAATGCCGACTTTGCAGCATTTAACCTTTCAGGATCTACAGAAACAAGTTCGGGAGCGCTACTAAATGGTCAGCCTTTTCAGGGGTATATAGCAGCAGGACAGGGATTCATGGCTAACCCAAAAACAGCAACGCTTAATTTTACCAATGGAATGCGTAGAAGTAATAATAATTCTCAATTCTACAAAACTGGAGAATCAGAAGAATCAGGTGAATTGGAAAGAAACCGTTTGTGGCTTAATCTTTCTAACGATTATGGAGCGTTCAAACAGGTTTTAGTTGGCTATATTGAAGGAGCTACCAATAGTTTTGACATTAACTTTGATGCCGGCACTTTAGGATCTAATAGCAGCGCTGATTTTTACAGTATAAATGAATCTGAATATCTGACTATTCAAGGGCGTGCACTTCCTTTTGATAATAAAGAAGTCGTTCCTTTAGGCTACAAAGTTGCAACTGCAGGAGAATACACCATTGCAATTGACCATGCAGACGGATTCTTTGATACTCAGGAAGTTTATTTAGAAGATTTAGTGACGGAAAAAACAGTAAACCTTCGTACTGAAAATTATAAATTTACTTCAGCAATCGGAACATTTGCAAATCGTTTCAATCTTCGTTACACTTCTAAAACCTTAGGTACAGGAGATTTTGAAGATCTGGAGAATAGTGTCGTGATTTCTTTGAGAAATAAAGTTGTAAAAATCGCTTCTTCAAAAGAAACGATAAAAACTGTAAATATTTATAATATCGGAGCTCAGTTGTTATACAATAAAGACAATGTCAATTCGTCAGAATTACAGATTTCGAATCTAAATTCAGCTGATCAAGTTTTATTAGTTAAAGTAACTTTAGAAAACGGACATACTGTAACAAAAAAAGTTGTCTATTCTAACTTATAA
- a CDS encoding T9SS sorting signal type C domain-containing protein — translation MIKKVLYLLILFFLPVETLLLAQQGKVDNSFNTIDNGEFGDGFNATVQTLQIQRDGNLIVGGEYVTLNGIPVSYLTRLNQDGSIDESFDTGTGFNGKIYSSYLQEDGKIILGGNFTTYNGINAGRIIRLNPDGSYDSSFNTSTGATTGIVHDIALQSDGKIIIVGSFTKYNSTTVNRVARLLPNGALDTSFITNSGSSVNITQVKILPNEKIILAGNFTLFNSTEANKIIRLNRDGSYDASFNTGTGFDSNVNAIALQADGKIVLGGDFTTYNSNTANRIIRLNEDGTRDESFLIGSGFSKGAVEVIKINKSGEIMVGGSFTGFYNNNPANRLIYLNSDGTVKTDFDIGSGPAASVLAIEFDEETSWYVAGSFAVFNGQNQGRLAKINNDGELDAAYLSSGIGFDNAVLTILPLPNKKTIVGGNFKKFNGNLVSKINCLLENGANDISFNTGKSGANNLVKTSALQEDQKIIIGGSFTKYNDIANNRIVRIFQDGEIDYSFSSGEGFNGQVYALAIQSDQKIIAVGAFSKYNGSTINTNRVIRLLPDGSKDFSFNIGSGADGIVEAVVLQSDGKILIGGHFKTFNGLPFAGLVRLNSDGTIDLGFNIKQGFDKYVYSIALQSDQKIIVGGSFLTFDGVSQKRIVRLNADGSLDTAFNSGAGFSKGDVRTILIQPDDRILVGGAFSGTYKNVSALRLIRLLPSGAFDDSFSASLNNTLNAMNFTENYRLLIGGIFNSVSRISKHRIARLKLCVNTTIWNGNSWSAGFPSAGKDVYFNESFPNLTSANVCGCYIAKDKIVTLLEKNTLNIEFTYTGFGTLVLEDSASFYQSDDDMINTGIVHLKRKTNQVIRYDATYWSSPVKGQKMFDFSPETLLDKYYWYDPISSWNADLHGTMTMNPGQGYSIRAPQNYSITERSVFEGIFKGVPNNGKINVDLPFANKSYLIGNPYPSAIDADIFIETNMPTINSVLCFWTHNTPPLNGYYSKNDFAVYNLLGGVGTSSALSSGVSTSTPDGTIASGQAFFLRTNLAGTLEFNNSMRILGSNSSFFKPYKDEQVTKSKPEKHRFWLNLKSQGEEVFKQILLGYVDGASNNLDAAYDAESLDSNPKMDFYSLVEENIKLVIQGRELPFTESDSIALGYKLADKSFLILEIDHQDNFFNGKSIFLKDRLLNKLHNLSEESYQFESESGIANERFTIVYTNEMLKNEEWSINREKVFVSVKERIISIESSNENLKEVRIYDVLGNQLYKKDGIDNKRISIENLGISNQVLFVKTILENGSDSSKKILF, via the coding sequence TTGATTAAAAAAGTACTGTATTTGCTAATCTTGTTCTTTCTTCCTGTAGAAACATTGCTTCTTGCTCAGCAAGGGAAGGTTGACAATTCGTTTAACACTATTGATAATGGAGAGTTTGGCGACGGATTTAATGCCACGGTTCAAACGCTTCAAATTCAAAGAGATGGAAATTTAATTGTTGGAGGAGAATATGTAACACTAAACGGAATTCCTGTTTCTTATCTTACTCGTTTAAATCAAGATGGATCTATAGATGAAAGTTTCGATACTGGAACTGGATTTAATGGAAAAATTTACTCGTCCTATTTACAGGAAGATGGTAAAATAATTCTTGGAGGAAATTTCACAACTTACAACGGAATTAATGCAGGAAGAATTATTCGCCTTAATCCAGACGGCTCTTACGATAGTAGTTTCAATACTTCTACAGGAGCAACAACAGGAATTGTCCACGATATTGCGTTGCAATCAGATGGAAAAATTATTATTGTCGGCAGTTTTACCAAATACAACTCGACTACGGTAAATCGCGTGGCACGCTTACTTCCAAATGGCGCACTGGATACTTCTTTTATTACCAATTCCGGATCTTCTGTAAATATTACGCAAGTAAAAATTTTACCAAACGAAAAAATAATACTTGCTGGAAATTTCACTCTTTTTAATAGTACTGAAGCAAATAAAATTATCCGATTAAATAGAGATGGAAGTTATGACGCAAGTTTCAATACAGGTACTGGTTTTGACAGCAATGTAAATGCGATTGCTTTGCAAGCAGACGGGAAAATCGTTTTGGGAGGTGATTTTACAACATACAATTCTAATACAGCCAACCGAATTATCCGTTTAAATGAAGATGGAACTCGAGATGAAAGTTTTTTAATTGGATCAGGTTTTAGTAAAGGAGCAGTAGAGGTAATCAAAATTAACAAATCTGGCGAGATTATGGTAGGAGGATCATTTACGGGTTTTTATAATAATAATCCAGCAAATCGATTAATTTATCTTAATTCAGACGGTACTGTAAAGACAGATTTTGATATCGGTTCTGGGCCTGCTGCTTCTGTACTGGCTATAGAATTTGATGAAGAAACTTCTTGGTATGTTGCTGGTTCTTTCGCGGTTTTTAATGGACAGAATCAAGGAAGATTAGCAAAAATTAATAATGATGGAGAACTTGATGCGGCTTATTTGTCTTCTGGTATTGGTTTTGACAATGCTGTTTTGACAATTTTGCCTCTTCCAAACAAGAAGACTATTGTTGGAGGTAATTTTAAAAAGTTTAATGGAAATTTAGTTTCTAAGATTAACTGTCTTTTAGAAAATGGCGCTAATGACATTTCTTTTAATACTGGAAAATCTGGAGCAAATAATTTGGTAAAAACATCCGCATTGCAAGAAGATCAAAAGATAATTATTGGCGGAAGCTTTACTAAATACAACGATATTGCCAATAATAGAATAGTAAGGATTTTTCAAGACGGAGAAATAGATTATTCTTTTTCTAGCGGAGAAGGTTTTAATGGTCAGGTTTACGCATTAGCCATTCAATCAGATCAAAAAATAATAGCTGTTGGAGCATTTTCAAAATACAATGGATCTACAATTAATACAAATAGAGTTATAAGATTATTGCCAGACGGTTCAAAAGATTTTAGTTTTAATATTGGCTCTGGTGCCGATGGTATTGTTGAAGCAGTAGTATTGCAATCTGATGGAAAGATTCTTATTGGAGGTCATTTTAAAACATTTAACGGATTGCCATTTGCGGGATTAGTTCGTTTAAATTCTGATGGAACAATTGATTTAGGTTTTAATATAAAACAGGGTTTTGATAAATATGTTTATTCAATTGCACTACAAAGCGATCAAAAGATTATAGTTGGAGGATCGTTTTTAACTTTTGACGGAGTCTCACAAAAAAGAATTGTTCGTTTAAATGCAGACGGAAGTTTAGATACTGCATTCAATTCTGGGGCAGGTTTTAGTAAAGGAGATGTTCGTACGATTTTAATTCAGCCAGATGATAGAATTTTAGTTGGAGGAGCATTTTCGGGAACTTATAAAAATGTTTCGGCGTTAAGATTAATCAGATTATTGCCGTCTGGAGCTTTTGATGATTCCTTTTCTGCATCGTTAAATAATACACTTAACGCAATGAATTTTACAGAAAACTACAGATTGTTGATAGGCGGAATTTTTAACTCTGTATCTAGAATTTCAAAACATAGAATTGCGCGTTTAAAACTTTGCGTAAACACTACAATTTGGAATGGAAATTCGTGGTCAGCCGGTTTTCCTTCTGCTGGTAAAGATGTTTATTTTAACGAAAGCTTCCCAAATCTCACTTCTGCTAATGTTTGCGGATGCTATATCGCTAAAGATAAAATTGTAACTCTTCTCGAGAAAAACACGCTAAATATTGAGTTTACTTACACTGGTTTTGGAACTTTGGTTTTGGAAGATTCGGCTAGCTTTTACCAATCAGATGATGATATGATTAATACTGGAATCGTTCATTTGAAAAGAAAAACAAATCAGGTTATAAGATATGATGCTACCTATTGGTCTTCACCAGTTAAAGGTCAGAAAATGTTTGATTTTTCGCCAGAAACACTCTTAGATAAATATTATTGGTACGATCCGATTTCGAGTTGGAATGCAGATTTGCATGGAACAATGACTATGAATCCTGGCCAAGGCTACAGTATCAGGGCACCACAGAATTATTCTATTACCGAAAGATCTGTATTTGAAGGGATTTTTAAGGGTGTTCCAAATAATGGAAAAATAAATGTTGATCTTCCATTTGCAAATAAGTCATATTTAATCGGTAATCCGTATCCAAGCGCTATTGATGCCGATATTTTTATAGAGACTAATATGCCTACGATTAATAGCGTTTTGTGTTTTTGGACACACAATACACCGCCTTTAAATGGCTATTATTCTAAAAATGATTTTGCGGTTTATAATCTTTTAGGCGGAGTAGGAACAAGTTCGGCTTTAAGTTCGGGAGTAAGCACCTCGACGCCAGACGGTACTATTGCTTCAGGACAAGCTTTCTTTTTAAGAACGAACTTAGCAGGCACTCTCGAATTTAATAACAGTATGCGAATTTTGGGCAGTAACAGTTCTTTTTTTAAACCTTACAAGGATGAACAAGTAACCAAGAGCAAACCTGAAAAACATCGTTTTTGGTTAAATCTTAAAAGCCAAGGAGAAGAAGTATTTAAGCAAATTTTGCTTGGTTATGTCGATGGAGCCTCCAATAATCTGGATGCTGCCTACGATGCAGAATCTCTTGATTCCAATCCAAAGATGGATTTTTATAGTCTTGTTGAAGAGAATATAAAGCTTGTAATCCAAGGTCGAGAATTGCCTTTTACCGAAAGCGATTCGATTGCTTTAGGATATAAATTAGCAGACAAAAGTTTTTTAATTCTAGAAATAGATCATCAAGATAATTTTTTTAATGGAAAAAGCATTTTCTTAAAAGATCGGCTCTTAAATAAACTTCATAATCTAAGCGAAGAATCCTATCAATTTGAATCTGAAAGCGGAATAGCTAATGAACGTTTTACTATTGTTTATACTAATGAAATGCTTAAAAATGAGGAATGGTCAATAAACCGAGAAAAAGTTTTTGTTTCTGTAAAAGAGCGTATTATTTCAATAGAATCATCAAATGAAAATCTTAAAGAAGTTCGCATCTATGATGTTTTAGGAAATCAACTGTATAAAAAAGATGGAATTGATAACAAGAGAATATCTATTGAAAATTTAGGCATTTCAAATCAAGTATTATTTGTGAAAACAATTTTAGAAAATGGAAGTGATAGTTCTAAAAAGATACTCTTCTAA